The Helianthus annuus cultivar XRQ/B chromosome 16, HanXRQr2.0-SUNRISE, whole genome shotgun sequence genome includes a window with the following:
- the LOC110920239 gene encoding uncharacterized protein LOC110920239: MAEDSKFIREIATAAIDITKLPHNVGKYNGLTDPDDHLQVFKGAGATCGWNLPTWCHLFAQTFVGAAHVWFDSLPAGKIKSWVDFREKFLVYFSQQRRHARDPADCLNIWRRDHESVEDFITRYNKECLEIGDVGEKVMCAHFMMAVKCDDLIKRVKGRDGGPKDWETFIEAAKTIAQTDKQLTGDDHRQHAHNYNDRHGRKGSGQSWRPSSHRERSPPREDARHTINQIAHRKEVKKENREKQWTPLTKTPSEVFATENHQFKPPLQMRNKRGQDPNLYYEFHKDTGHLTDDCFSLKQEIERALRDGKLTHLVKGRKRDYRQIQRRDEGPDNKKLKKLETHMEQGGPRRPKKNYNKRTQDDSWREKQVIFPVVRGGPREERPIVIPGVIGHYQTDYIFIDPGSTADIIYEQCFNQFDQEDKARLEPVDYPLTGFCNEAVFPLRQISFPVLLSDGRNSRTEEVTFMVLPAHSRHDILLGRESQGDFSMICSAPHSPVGFPTETGIALIYASKEVLATDEIRPTKASKPAPRAEAEKWVLNSAHPE; the protein is encoded by the coding sequence ATGGCTGAAGATTCGAAATTCATCAGGGAGATTGCCACAGCCGCTATAGACATAACCAAGCTGCCGCACAACGTTGGCAAATACAATGGACTGACAGATCCAGATGATCATCTCCAGGTTTTCAAAGGCGCAGGAGCAACATGTGGGTGGAACCTACCAACTTGGTGTCACCTGTTCGCACAAACGTTCGTGGGCGCAGCGCACGTCTGGTTCGACAGCTTACCAGCAGGAAAAATTAAATCATGGGTCGACTTCAGAGAGAAGTTCCTGGTATACTTCTCTCAACAGCGGAGGCACGCCAGGGACCCAGCAGATTGTCTAAACATATGGCGTCGAGACCACGAAAGCGTGGAAGATTTTATCACAAGATATAACAAGGAATGTTTGGAGATTGGAGATGTGGGAGAAAAAGTGATGTGCGCACATTTCATGATGGCAGTCAAGTGTGATGATCTAATCAAGCGCGTGAAAGGAAgagacggaggacccaaagattgggaaaccttcattgaagCCGCCAAAACAATAGCACAGACAGACAAACAGTTGACCGGTGATGACCACCGTCAACACGCACATAACTATAATGACCGACATGGTCGAAAAGGCAGCGGCCAGTCATGGAGGCCTTCCAGTCATAGAGAAAGAAGCCCACCAAGAGAAGATGCGCGACACACAATCAATCAGATAGCACACCGAAAAGAAGTAAAGAAGGAAAACAGAGAGAAGCAGTGGACGCCATTAACAAAGACCCCTTCGGAGGTCTTCGCCACAGAAAATCACCAATTTAAACCACCCCTgcagatgcgcaacaaaaggggtcaAGATCCCAATCTCTACTATGAATTCCACAAGGATACAGGACACCTAACCGATGACTGTTTTAGCTTGAAGCAAGAAATTGAAAGGGCCCTAAGAGATGGAAAGCTCACTCACCTGGTCAAGGGCAGAAAGCGCGACTACCGCCAAATCCAAAGGAGAGACGAAGGGCCAGATAACAAAAAACTCAAGAAGTTAGAAACCCACATGGAGCAGGGAGGTCCACGAAGACCAAAGAAAAATTACAACAAGCGCACACAAGATGATTCATGGCGCGAGAAGCAAGTCATCTTCCCAGTTGTTAGAGGAGGCCCAAGGGAAGAACGACCAATAGTTATTCCAGGAGTGATTGGTCATTATCAAACAGACTACATCTTCATCGATCCGGGGAGCACCGCGGATATCatatacgaacaatgcttcaatcaatttgaccagGAGGACAAGGCGCGCTTGGAGCCAGTAGACTACCCAttaactggtttctgcaacgaggCCGTCTTTCCCCTGAGACAGATATCATTCCCTGTGTTACTTTCGGACGGACGAAATTCAAGAACAGAAGAAGTCACGTTCATGGTGCTACCTGCACACTCAAGACACGACATCCTCCTAGGAAGAGAATCCCAGGGAGACTTCAGTATGATTTGCTCTGCACCACATTCGCCCGTCGGATTCCCAACGGAAACAGGCATCGCACTGATATACGCAAGTAAGGAAGTCTTAGCAACAGATGAAATAAGGCCTACAAAAGCAAGTAAACCAGCGCCACGCGCAGAGGCAGAAAAATGGGTGTTGAACAGCGCTCACCCAGAATAA